The Holophagales bacterium genome has a segment encoding these proteins:
- a CDS encoding VWA domain-containing protein — translation MARIQARWLAMAASALLAAGAPAQAPPAVPADPSRGVDVSAEAPDPTQALRAEALTLFGRLDDDRASVWVASGGGPDARRIVSCPNLFARIEVWTYLAHRLLGTNTRMLFFPEPGTGISRYWTVIDGESVLFGPKTQADKPLDALAESAFGCADTGLVQAAYRAISSRQQDTAGGLRERAALAVPLSGPTVSAPSGAPAPLVLSAKKLSGKERKQAIEALPDRYRQFLSDVEPILTDVEEATLLRLGSDYQRDKFVEDFWKRRSVDADGQRVAFKDIYELRLQIVKQRFRHVNTDQGRIFLINGPPDGFRRIDCQDVYNPIEIWYYERLETLRMSKISLLFYQPFGTGDFRLWTPLEGPQALLVGGIAGLSGIGPGRTIDVTRCSEWREINGAMATAAGVFGTMTAQKIVDELKTGPKPDVEGVDKILLMTTDVDPAAAKLPVQRVLRFPEMVASKIRMEISVLLERETLGTKALGEETFYDLDVIGEIVKGGKLVDNFRYRFDFPASTVKGAFLPLNIERYLYPGEYRLKVKIADSNRNGAALIDEKVVVPESPDQSLSPEEKAAREAAKAALARLVASPNERGALTLLPIAREFATGVVRFETRASSDDIASAEFFLDGRKVITDRRPPFEADLDLGELPRKRIVKVAGFSKDGRMLSEDELVLNEGREAFRVKITAPEKGISVFGPVRVVADLAVPETKKLQKLEIYVNETRAAILYQPPFQQIVDVPRQEEIGFLRVVATLEDGDVSEDVRYINAPKYLSEVDVQAVELYTSVFDKGRPVTGLAKTNFRVLEDGVEQSIDGFEVVTNLPLSLGIGVDTSGSMEEVLPEAQKAANDFLASIMTPRDRAFLVTFDNEPQLVSRFTTDRDRLAQALAGLRAQGSTSLWDAVVYGLYQYQGTKGRKAYVILSDGADRASKFTFEASLDYARKTGVAIYFIGLKIGGTQFDVRTKLNRMARETGGAVYYVDSAKGLAGVYKEIDEELRSQYFLTYTPPVKKGSAWRKVEVKMTPTNLDARTISGYYP, via the coding sequence ATGGCCCGGATCCAGGCTCGATGGCTCGCCATGGCGGCTTCGGCGCTCCTCGCTGCCGGAGCGCCGGCCCAGGCGCCGCCGGCCGTTCCGGCCGACCCCTCCAGGGGGGTCGACGTCTCCGCGGAGGCCCCTGACCCGACCCAGGCGCTCCGCGCCGAGGCGTTGACCCTCTTTGGCCGCCTCGACGACGACCGCGCCTCCGTGTGGGTCGCCTCCGGCGGCGGTCCCGACGCCCGCCGCATCGTCTCCTGCCCGAACCTCTTCGCGCGTATCGAGGTCTGGACCTACCTGGCGCACCGGCTCCTCGGTACGAACACCCGGATGCTGTTCTTCCCCGAGCCCGGGACCGGCATCTCCCGCTACTGGACCGTCATCGACGGCGAATCGGTTCTCTTCGGACCGAAGACGCAGGCCGACAAGCCGCTCGACGCTCTCGCCGAGAGCGCCTTCGGATGCGCCGACACCGGCCTCGTCCAGGCCGCCTACCGGGCGATCTCCTCCCGCCAGCAGGACACGGCCGGGGGCCTCCGCGAGCGCGCCGCCCTGGCCGTCCCCCTCTCAGGCCCCACCGTCTCGGCCCCGTCCGGGGCGCCGGCGCCGCTCGTCCTCTCGGCGAAGAAACTCTCGGGTAAGGAGCGCAAGCAGGCCATCGAGGCGCTGCCCGATCGCTACCGCCAGTTCCTGTCCGATGTCGAGCCGATCCTGACCGACGTCGAAGAGGCGACGCTTCTCCGCCTGGGCTCGGACTACCAGCGGGACAAGTTCGTCGAGGACTTCTGGAAGCGGCGCTCGGTCGATGCCGACGGGCAGAGGGTCGCCTTCAAGGACATCTACGAGCTGAGGCTCCAGATCGTCAAGCAGCGGTTCCGGCACGTCAACACCGACCAGGGACGGATCTTCCTCATCAACGGCCCCCCCGACGGCTTCCGCCGGATCGACTGCCAGGACGTCTACAACCCGATCGAGATCTGGTACTACGAACGTCTCGAGACGCTCCGGATGAGCAAGATCTCGCTCCTCTTCTACCAGCCGTTCGGGACGGGCGACTTCCGGCTCTGGACGCCGCTCGAGGGTCCCCAGGCCCTCCTCGTCGGCGGCATCGCGGGCCTCTCGGGGATCGGCCCCGGCCGCACGATCGACGTCACGCGCTGCTCCGAGTGGAGGGAGATCAACGGCGCGATGGCGACCGCCGCGGGCGTCTTCGGGACGATGACCGCCCAGAAGATCGTCGACGAGCTCAAGACGGGCCCGAAGCCGGACGTGGAGGGGGTCGACAAGATCCTCCTGATGACGACCGACGTCGACCCGGCGGCGGCGAAGCTCCCGGTCCAGCGCGTCCTGCGCTTCCCCGAGATGGTCGCGAGCAAGATCCGGATGGAAATCTCCGTTCTCCTCGAGCGCGAGACCCTCGGCACGAAGGCGCTCGGCGAGGAGACCTTCTACGACCTCGACGTCATCGGCGAGATCGTGAAGGGAGGGAAGCTCGTCGACAACTTCCGGTACCGCTTCGACTTCCCGGCTTCGACGGTGAAGGGAGCGTTCCTCCCCCTCAACATCGAGCGCTACCTCTACCCCGGCGAGTACCGGCTGAAGGTGAAGATCGCCGACTCGAACCGCAACGGCGCCGCCCTCATCGACGAGAAGGTCGTCGTCCCCGAGTCGCCCGACCAGAGCCTCTCCCCCGAGGAGAAGGCGGCGCGGGAAGCGGCCAAGGCCGCCCTCGCCCGCCTCGTCGCCTCCCCCAACGAGCGGGGCGCCCTCACGCTCCTGCCGATCGCGCGCGAGTTCGCGACCGGGGTCGTGCGGTTCGAGACGCGCGCCAGCTCCGACGACATCGCCTCCGCCGAGTTCTTTCTCGACGGCCGAAAGGTCATCACCGACCGCCGGCCCCCTTTCGAGGCCGACCTTGACCTCGGCGAGCTCCCGCGCAAGCGGATCGTCAAGGTCGCCGGTTTCTCGAAGGACGGCCGGATGCTCTCCGAGGACGAGCTCGTCCTGAACGAGGGGCGCGAAGCGTTCCGGGTCAAGATCACCGCGCCGGAGAAGGGGATCAGCGTCTTCGGCCCGGTCCGCGTCGTCGCCGACCTCGCCGTCCCGGAGACGAAGAAGCTCCAGAAGCTGGAGATCTACGTCAACGAGACCCGTGCCGCGATCCTCTACCAGCCTCCGTTCCAGCAGATCGTCGACGTGCCCCGCCAGGAGGAGATCGGGTTCCTCCGCGTCGTGGCCACGCTCGAGGACGGGGACGTCAGCGAGGACGTGCGCTACATCAACGCGCCGAAGTACCTCTCCGAGGTCGACGTCCAGGCCGTCGAGCTCTACACCTCGGTCTTCGACAAGGGTCGGCCCGTCACGGGGCTCGCGAAGACGAACTTCCGCGTCCTGGAGGACGGCGTCGAGCAGTCGATCGACGGCTTCGAGGTCGTCACGAACCTCCCCCTCTCCCTCGGGATCGGCGTCGACACGTCGGGCTCGATGGAGGAGGTCCTCCCCGAGGCTCAGAAGGCCGCGAACGATTTCCTCGCGAGCATCATGACGCCCCGCGACCGCGCCTTCCTCGTCACGTTCGACAACGAGCCGCAGCTCGTGTCGCGCTTCACGACGGACCGCGACCGGCTCGCGCAAGCGCTCGCCGGCCTCCGGGCCCAGGGTTCGACCTCCCTCTGGGACGCGGTCGTCTACGGCCTGTACCAGTACCAGGGGACGAAGGGCCGCAAGGCCTACGTCATCCTGTCCGACGGAGCCGACAGGGCCTCGAAGTTCACGTTCGAGGCCTCCCTCGACTACGCGCGCAAGACCGGCGTGGCGATCTACTTCATCGGGCTGAAGATCGGCGGAACGCAGTTCGACGTGCGGACGAAGCTCAACCGGATGGCCCGCGAGACGGGCGGCGCCGTCTACTACGTCGACTCGGCCAAGGGGCTCGCCGGCGTCTACAAGGAGATCGACGAAGAGCTCCGGAGCCAGTACTTCCTCACCTACACGCCCCCGGTGAAAAAAGGATCGGCGTGGAGGAAAGTGGAGGTGAAGATGACCCCGACGAACCTCGACGCGCGCACCATAAGCGGCTACTACCCCTAG
- a CDS encoding GGDEF domain-containing protein encodes MSPDTGIRDAVTGLYVREYFDDVIARDLERSRRHEIPLSVVSVVIRDFDRLAAAGEEATVSVLVEIARELGRNVRETDHLFRWEDDEFLLLLFGADAAACAQKVQQLDQLFRTWRQGGGPIPAAVRIRVGGATHESDIVFASVLQASRAMARPGVASTPAARS; translated from the coding sequence ATGTCTCCCGACACCGGAATTCGCGACGCGGTGACAGGGCTCTACGTCCGCGAGTACTTCGACGACGTCATCGCGCGAGACCTTGAGCGATCGCGCCGGCACGAGATCCCGCTGTCGGTCGTCTCGGTCGTCATCCGGGACTTCGACCGGCTCGCGGCGGCGGGCGAGGAGGCCACGGTCTCGGTTCTCGTGGAGATCGCGCGGGAGCTGGGACGCAACGTCCGCGAGACCGACCACCTCTTCCGCTGGGAGGACGACGAGTTCCTCCTCCTCCTGTTCGGCGCCGACGCCGCCGCCTGCGCGCAGAAGGTGCAGCAGCTCGACCAGCTCTTCAGGACGTGGCGCCAGGGGGGCGGGCCGATACCGGCCGCGGTCAGGATCCGGGTCGGAGGGGCCACGCACGAGAGCGACATCGTCTTCGCGTCGGTGCTCCAGGCCTCTCGCGCCATGGCGCGGCCCGGGGTCGCTTCGACGCCGGCAGCTCGGTCCTAG
- the thrC gene encoding threonine synthase — MKTPLSRFSCLDCGTSHGIGEVFTECPACGGLLEVLHDLGSFGLSGREWRDLFDRRRGALPNAESPAYERSGVWRYREHVFPALAPAEIVSKPEGSTNLYRCVELGKELGLTRLFVKHEGENPTLSFKDRGMTVGVSWARHLGRTDVVCASTGDTSAALASYAAEVPGMRSVVLLPEAKITGEQLSQALHHGALTLGLATDFDGCMRIVAELARTRPVYLLNSKNPVRIEGQKTIGQEAIHDLGWEVPDWFVVPVGNAGNVSAIGKGIREWLDLGVIGKRPRIAGAQAEAADPFYRSWLTGFSEHVTRTADETDASAIRIGAPVSHPRARREIELSSGLVARVTEAELLEAAALANRHGLAICPNSAVALAAAGKLRREGSIGRDETVVVVATAHAIKFSGSAVRYHGSRARLANPPRSLPATLQAVIGALGEG; from the coding sequence GTGAAGACGCCCCTCTCCCGCTTCTCCTGCCTCGACTGCGGGACCTCGCACGGCATCGGCGAGGTCTTCACCGAGTGCCCCGCCTGCGGGGGCCTCCTCGAGGTCCTGCACGACCTCGGCTCGTTCGGCCTGTCGGGACGCGAGTGGCGCGACCTCTTCGACCGCAGGCGGGGCGCGCTGCCGAACGCCGAGAGCCCGGCGTACGAGCGAAGCGGCGTCTGGCGCTACCGCGAGCACGTCTTCCCCGCGCTCGCCCCGGCGGAGATCGTCAGCAAGCCCGAAGGGTCGACGAACCTCTACCGCTGCGTCGAGCTCGGCAAGGAGCTCGGCCTGACGCGCCTCTTCGTCAAGCACGAGGGGGAGAACCCGACCCTCTCGTTCAAGGACCGCGGGATGACCGTCGGCGTCTCGTGGGCGCGCCACCTCGGGCGAACCGACGTCGTCTGCGCCTCGACGGGCGACACCTCGGCCGCGCTCGCCTCGTACGCCGCCGAGGTTCCCGGCATGCGGTCCGTCGTCCTCCTTCCCGAGGCGAAGATCACCGGAGAGCAGCTGTCGCAGGCGCTCCACCACGGCGCCCTCACGCTCGGCCTCGCGACGGACTTCGACGGCTGCATGCGGATCGTCGCCGAACTGGCGCGGACGCGGCCGGTCTACCTCCTCAACTCGAAGAACCCGGTGAGGATCGAGGGGCAGAAGACGATCGGGCAGGAGGCCATCCACGACCTCGGCTGGGAGGTCCCCGACTGGTTCGTCGTCCCGGTCGGAAACGCGGGAAACGTCTCGGCCATCGGCAAGGGAATCCGGGAGTGGCTCGACCTCGGCGTCATCGGGAAGCGACCGCGGATCGCGGGCGCGCAGGCCGAGGCGGCCGACCCGTTCTACCGCTCGTGGCTCACCGGCTTCTCGGAGCACGTCACCCGCACGGCCGACGAGACGGACGCGTCGGCCATCCGGATCGGCGCCCCCGTCTCGCACCCGAGGGCGCGACGCGAGATCGAGCTCTCCAGCGGCCTCGTCGCCCGCGTCACGGAGGCCGAGCTCCTCGAGGCGGCCGCCCTCGCGAACCGGCACGGCCTCGCGATCTGTCCCAACTCCGCCGTCGCCCTCGCGGCCGCCGGAAAGCTCCGGCGCGAGGGGTCCATCGGAAGGGACGAGACGGTCGTCGTCGTCGCGACGGCCCACGCGATCAAGTTCTCGGGGTCCGCCGTTCGCTACCACGGGAGCCGGGCTCGCCTCGCGAATCCGCCGCGGAGCCTTCCCGCCACGCTCCAGGCGGTGATCGGGGCGCTCGGGGAGGGGTAG
- a CDS encoding homoserine kinase, translating into MTTRVRAFAPATVANLGPGFDVLGAALDGPGDTVTAWRSKKPGVRIVEITGDQGRLPLDSEKNTASVAATHVLEAAIVAGRATPRTGIEISLEKGLPLASGLGSSAASAAAGAKAVALLLGETRKRVLLEAVLRGEHAADGSWHGDNGFASILGGLVLVPSSDPADFVSPISLPVPPGLRLVLVHPDAELPTKDARRVLPREIPLSDATRQAAALAALVDALHRGDLAAAGRWMGSDRIAEPRRRALVPGWDEVTAAMKKAGALGWALSGAGPTILALSEEGPAPGKIAKAAERAFRALGVEADASIHAVSPRGAREA; encoded by the coding sequence GTGACGACGCGCGTCCGCGCCTTCGCCCCGGCGACCGTCGCGAACCTCGGTCCGGGGTTCGACGTCCTCGGCGCCGCCCTGGACGGGCCGGGCGACACCGTCACCGCGTGGCGCTCGAAGAAGCCCGGCGTGAGGATCGTGGAGATCACGGGCGACCAGGGGCGGCTCCCCCTCGATTCCGAGAAGAACACCGCATCCGTCGCCGCCACCCACGTCCTCGAGGCGGCGATCGTCGCCGGCCGTGCCACCCCGCGGACGGGAATCGAGATCTCTCTCGAGAAGGGGCTCCCCCTGGCGAGCGGCCTCGGCTCCTCGGCGGCCTCGGCAGCGGCCGGTGCGAAGGCCGTCGCGCTCCTTCTCGGCGAGACCCGCAAACGGGTCCTGCTCGAGGCGGTCCTGAGGGGCGAGCACGCCGCCGACGGCTCCTGGCACGGAGACAACGGGTTCGCCTCGATCCTCGGAGGCCTCGTCCTCGTTCCGTCGTCCGACCCCGCCGACTTCGTCTCTCCGATCTCTCTCCCCGTCCCTCCCGGCCTCCGGCTCGTCCTCGTCCACCCCGACGCCGAGCTCCCGACCAAGGACGCCCGCCGCGTCCTCCCGCGCGAGATACCCCTCTCGGACGCGACGCGCCAGGCGGCTGCCCTGGCCGCCCTGGTCGACGCCCTCCATCGCGGAGACCTGGCGGCTGCCGGAAGATGGATGGGCAGCGACCGGATCGCCGAGCCGCGCCGCCGGGCCCTCGTTCCGGGCTGGGACGAGGTGACCGCCGCGATGAAGAAGGCGGGCGCCCTCGGCTGGGCGCTCTCCGGCGCCGGCCCGACGATCCTCGCCCTCTCCGAGGAGGGGCCGGCCCCCGGGAAGATCGCAAAGGCGGCCGAGCGGGCCTTCAGGGCCCTCGGCGTCGAGGCCGACGCGAGCATCCACGCGGTCTCGCCGCGGGGGGCGCGGGAGGCGTAG
- the maf gene encoding septum formation inhibitor Maf: protein MSRPQLLLASSSPRRLDLLRTLGLEPEVRPADVDESLLPGEDPHDAAERLARAKASAVAPAAPPGAVVLAADTIVVLDGAALGKPRDDEDARRMLRALRGRAHDVVTGVALARDGVLVSGRETTEVVFAAMTDEEVDAYVASGEPSDKAGAYALQGLGGLFVERISGTPSNVIGLPLRLVRSLGSGLDFLL from the coding sequence GTGAGCCGGCCGCAGCTCCTCCTCGCCTCCTCCTCCCCCCGCCGCCTCGATCTCCTCCGCACCCTCGGGCTCGAGCCCGAGGTCCGCCCGGCCGACGTGGACGAGTCGCTCCTCCCGGGCGAGGACCCGCACGACGCCGCCGAGCGGCTCGCCCGCGCCAAGGCCTCGGCCGTGGCGCCCGCCGCGCCGCCGGGGGCGGTCGTCCTCGCCGCCGACACGATCGTCGTCCTCGACGGCGCCGCTCTCGGAAAGCCCCGGGACGACGAGGACGCCCGGCGGATGCTCCGCGCGCTCCGCGGCCGCGCGCACGACGTCGTCACCGGCGTGGCGCTCGCGCGGGACGGGGTGCTCGTCTCCGGGCGCGAGACGACCGAGGTCGTCTTCGCCGCGATGACCGACGAGGAGGTCGACGCCTACGTCGCCTCCGGCGAGCCTTCCGACAAGGCGGGCGCCTACGCCCTCCAGGGCCTCGGCGGCCTCTTCGTCGAACGGATCTCCGGCACGCCGTCCAACGTCATCGGCCTCCCCCTCCGCCTCGTCCGGAGCCTGGGGTCAGGTCTTGATTTTCTACTCTAG
- a CDS encoding zinc-ribbon domain-containing protein, with the protein MIIQCSACKTRYHYDEARFAGAPAKKIRCTKCATVFEIRNPALTAPPPAGFQPEETSSIGHPMPGSDEFNFDTTIMGSHRKKPAAPPPAGPGAPPPPPQAPQPRTGTAEVPKPAVAATAAAVSGRRLRLPDWEKLSLACIAGPEAGRIFEIDRARMVIGRAGVDILLNDPECSRQHAAIEVSDDKVFLVDLGSTNGTYVSDKRISQLELENRSEFDVGSTTLMLIRTRKE; encoded by the coding sequence TTGATCATCCAGTGCTCTGCCTGCAAGACGCGCTACCACTACGACGAGGCCCGCTTCGCGGGGGCCCCGGCGAAGAAAATTCGTTGCACCAAGTGCGCGACGGTCTTCGAGATCCGCAATCCGGCGCTGACGGCGCCTCCCCCGGCGGGATTCCAGCCCGAGGAGACGAGCTCCATCGGTCATCCGATGCCCGGCTCCGACGAGTTCAATTTCGACACCACGATCATGGGCTCTCACCGGAAGAAGCCGGCCGCGCCGCCGCCGGCCGGGCCCGGTGCGCCTCCCCCGCCCCCGCAGGCCCCGCAGCCCCGGACCGGCACGGCCGAGGTCCCCAAGCCTGCGGTGGCCGCGACCGCCGCAGCGGTCTCGGGTCGAAGGCTCAGGCTCCCCGACTGGGAGAAACTCTCGCTCGCCTGCATCGCCGGGCCGGAAGCCGGCCGGATCTTCGAGATCGACCGGGCGCGGATGGTGATCGGCAGGGCCGGGGTCGACATCCTCCTGAACGACCCGGAATGCTCGCGACAGCACGCCGCGATCGAGGTCTCCGACGACAAGGTCTTTCTCGTCGACCTCGGGTCGACGAACGGGACCTACGTCTCCGACAAGCGGATCTCGCAGCTCGAGCTCGAGAACCGCTCGGAGTTCGACGTCGGCTCCACGACGCTGATGCTCATCCGGACCCGGAAAGAGTAG
- a CDS encoding GGDEF domain-containing protein, giving the protein MLSVSILLEAAPGSSAVFEVAGGPAPGVPELLPALVVPAASAVAIATLGLVALLFFGRDRSRRDLLLYALLAAGLATYLAAGLPLWEAGYPRLRGVLALVLPALAYLLLLRFLELPHTAARLALLVFPATGLVFLLAAPAEGRLAGWFDAGSLVLFGGAALVDLARLHRPDGALLFAATSALLLAALFDAAVSSDVLLPGLAPPPLVGPAFLLFTALLLVAVADQGRLILERATTDALTGLPNRVTFLDRAQRELARAERSGSSLALAMLDIDHFKRFNDRYGHQAGDRVLSMAGRAVAGAVRGIDIAGRYGGEELVLVLVDVEGDAAVAAVERVRAAIAEVRLPHVQESVTASAGVALHHGAFDSAGVSSLIRRADEALYASKAAGRDRTTVESRGPERPTSPAEVRYR; this is encoded by the coding sequence TTGCTGTCCGTGTCCATTCTCCTGGAAGCCGCTCCCGGGTCGAGTGCGGTCTTCGAGGTCGCTGGTGGCCCTGCCCCCGGCGTGCCGGAACTCCTGCCGGCTCTCGTGGTACCGGCGGCGTCCGCCGTTGCCATCGCCACACTCGGCCTCGTCGCGCTCCTCTTCTTCGGCCGCGATCGGAGCCGGAGGGATCTCCTCCTCTACGCCCTCCTCGCCGCGGGCCTCGCAACCTACCTCGCCGCGGGTCTCCCGCTCTGGGAGGCGGGGTACCCACGGCTTCGGGGAGTTCTGGCCCTCGTGCTCCCGGCCCTCGCGTACCTCCTCCTCCTGCGTTTCCTCGAGCTGCCGCACACCGCGGCCCGTCTCGCGCTTCTCGTCTTTCCCGCCACGGGTCTCGTCTTCCTTCTCGCGGCTCCGGCGGAGGGGCGTCTGGCGGGTTGGTTCGACGCCGGGTCCCTCGTCCTCTTCGGCGGAGCGGCCCTCGTCGACCTTGCGAGGCTCCACCGGCCCGACGGCGCGCTTCTCTTCGCGGCGACGTCCGCGCTCCTGCTCGCGGCGCTCTTCGACGCCGCCGTCTCGAGCGACGTTCTCCTCCCCGGCCTGGCGCCTCCGCCGCTCGTCGGTCCTGCATTCCTCCTCTTCACGGCGCTCCTGCTCGTGGCCGTCGCGGACCAGGGGCGGCTGATCCTCGAGAGGGCGACGACCGACGCCCTGACCGGTCTTCCGAACCGCGTGACGTTCCTGGACCGGGCGCAGAGGGAGCTGGCGCGCGCGGAGCGGAGCGGGAGCTCGCTCGCCCTGGCGATGCTCGACATCGACCACTTCAAGCGCTTCAACGACCGCTACGGCCACCAGGCCGGGGACCGGGTCCTGTCGATGGCCGGCCGGGCGGTGGCGGGTGCGGTGCGCGGCATCGACATCGCGGGACGCTACGGGGGAGAGGAGCTCGTCCTCGTCCTCGTCGACGTGGAGGGAGACGCGGCCGTCGCCGCGGTCGAGCGAGTCCGCGCGGCCATCGCAGAGGTCCGTCTCCCGCACGTCCAGGAGAGCGTGACGGCGTCGGCGGGCGTGGCGCTGCACCACGGGGCCTTCGACAGCGCCGGCGTCTCCTCGCTGATCCGGAGGGCGGACGAGGCGCTCTACGCGAGCAAGGCGGCGGGACGGGACCGGACGACGGTGGAATCCCGCGGACCCGAGCGTCCGACGTCACCCGCCGAGGTCCGATACCGCTGA
- a CDS encoding cysteine desulfurase: MPVRPSVYVDHHATTPLRPEALEAMLPWLASLAANPSSIHGPGRAAREAVEVAREAVAAALGALPDEIVFTSGGTESNALAVRGAALACREKVPGRGLVAFSGAEHAAVREAGLSLAADGFDPVELPVDGAGLPDEARLAPALDARTALVSLILASNETGVVNGRLPDAARAAHEAGVLVHTDAVQAVGKIPVVPGALGVDLLSFTAHKFGGPKGAGALWVRKGVRLRPLMRGGGQERGRRGGTENVPAIVGLAAALKAAVAGMEAEARRLGALRDAFEEGLLSHVPGVRINGIVAGTGSRLPTASSVTFHGADGETLLAALDLEGVAASSGSACASGTPSPSRVLLACGMPVAEVRATLRFSLGWTSVERDVAVLLELLPGLVARARSA; encoded by the coding sequence ATGCCTGTTCGACCGTCGGTCTACGTCGACCACCACGCAACGACACCGCTGCGGCCGGAGGCGCTCGAAGCGATGCTCCCGTGGCTCGCCTCCCTGGCCGCGAATCCGTCCTCCATCCACGGCCCGGGGCGGGCGGCGAGGGAGGCGGTCGAAGTGGCGCGCGAGGCGGTTGCGGCGGCCCTTGGCGCCCTTCCCGACGAGATCGTCTTCACCTCGGGCGGGACGGAATCGAACGCCCTCGCCGTGAGAGGCGCGGCCCTCGCTTGCCGGGAAAAGGTGCCGGGGAGAGGTCTCGTCGCCTTCTCCGGGGCCGAACACGCCGCGGTGCGCGAGGCGGGCCTCTCCCTGGCCGCGGATGGGTTCGATCCGGTCGAGCTGCCGGTCGACGGCGCGGGGCTACCCGATGAGGCCCGTCTCGCGCCCGCACTCGACGCGAGAACGGCGCTCGTCTCGCTCATCCTGGCCAGCAACGAAACGGGTGTCGTGAACGGGCGCCTGCCGGACGCGGCCAGGGCGGCGCACGAGGCCGGGGTCCTCGTCCACACCGATGCCGTCCAGGCGGTGGGGAAGATTCCCGTCGTGCCCGGGGCGCTCGGGGTCGACCTCCTCTCCTTCACGGCGCACAAGTTCGGCGGACCGAAAGGTGCCGGGGCCCTCTGGGTGAGAAAGGGCGTTCGCCTCCGGCCGCTCATGAGGGGCGGCGGGCAGGAACGGGGACGCCGGGGCGGGACGGAGAACGTGCCGGCCATCGTGGGCCTGGCGGCGGCCCTGAAGGCGGCTGTCGCCGGGATGGAGGCCGAGGCACGGCGACTCGGCGCCTTGAGGGACGCCTTCGAAGAAGGGCTCCTCTCCCACGTTCCCGGCGTCCGGATCAACGGGATCGTGGCGGGAACGGGAAGCCGCCTCCCCACGGCCAGCTCGGTCACCTTTCATGGCGCGGACGGCGAGACGCTCCTCGCCGCACTCGACCTCGAGGGGGTCGCGGCCTCTTCCGGGTCGGCGTGCGCCTCGGGAACTCCCTCGCCCAGCCGGGTTCTTCTCGCCTGCGGAATGCCGGTGGCCGAGGTCCGTGCGACGCTGAGGTTCTCCCTCGGGTGGACGAGCGTGGAGCGCGACGTCGCGGTGCTCCTCGAGCTCCTGCCGGGGCTCGTCGCCCGCGCCCGCAGCGCCTGA